Within the Sporocytophaga myxococcoides DSM 11118 genome, the region GAAATTCAAACAGGAGATTAAAGCGTGATTTCAGACCTGGATTGGATACCAGGAAATGGTTCATTTCTTTAGGATAACCGGCAACAATAATTGCCAAATCACCAGGACCATCAGACATCTCTTTTAGCAAGACTTCAATTACCTCCCTTCCAAAATCCTGCCCTGTATCACCTTCTCTGACGAGAGAATAAGCCTCATCGATAAATAAGACACCACCTCTTGCCTTTTCTATAACTTCTTTTGTTTGAGGAGCAGTTTGCCCTATGTATTTGCCGCAAAGTTCAGCTCGTCCGGCTTCTGTAACTTTACCTTTGGAAAGGAGACCGAGCTTGAAATAAATCTGTCCAAGTAATTTGGCTATAGTAGTTTTCCCTGTACCCGGATTACCAAGAAATACAGAATGAAGACTTATTTTTTGATTTTCCTCAAAACCCTGATCTTTTCTAAGCTGTAAAAATTTGAGGTAAGAAGTATAATCGGTGATCTTCGACTTGATACCTGAAAGGCCTATCATTTCGTGCAGGCTTTTCATGAGTTCTTCAAGCGAAGGTCCCTTTTCTTCCTGAAGGATTAAAGGAAGCGGGATGTTACTAAAATTCAAATCAACTAAAGGAATCCCCTCAACAAATTCATCTTTAACTTCAAAAGGAATAACAGCGATAAGCTGATCCATGAAAATTACCTCAAGCGTGTATTTATCATGATACCAGGTCCCCTTGCTGTCTGCTCCCCAACCAGTTGTGAAGGTTATAAAACTATCTTCTGGGTTTATATATTTCAGTTCAGAAGTATTTCCTTTTAACTGGCCGGCATCATTGTAAAAATTAAAAAATAACTCACAATACCAGGGAAGAGCTTGCTTGTTAATAATATTAAACTCTACCCATATAAATCTACATTCATTTGCATCAAACTCAATATAAGATTTTCTCTGCTCTGGGATTATTCCTTCATTGGGCCCCTCGTACAAGCGGACAATATCAACTTCAAAATATGGATTGAGATTCTGATCTACAACTCCTCCATTTTCTACATAAAAGCTTTTTATCCCAACAAATTCATCTTCGATATATGCTTCCCATTCATAATCTCCTCTTAACCAAAAAGTTCCTTCCTCCTTATTACCCCAACCTTCCCTAATAATTACAATATTCTGATCTGAGGTTATTTCTACTTTTCTCTCAATACAACAAAGCTCTCTCCTGCCTGTCTCATTTAGGGCATAGGCTTTTAAAAGGATCTTGGCTTCCCAGTCAGCTTCATCAAATAATTTATTGTAAAAAGATAACTCACAATACAAATAGGTAATTTCTTTAGTATCATACACCCTTCTGTACTTTTTTGTATTGCCATCCATGGTTTCAGTGGATGAAAAGATCTTAAGATCCTTAAACTTGTATTTTTTCTCCAGATTACTAATCACTGCTAAAAATATATAAATCTAATTTTCAATCAACACCCTTTAATATAATAGATTAAATTCATTCGAAAAAAATTAAACGGATTAGTTCTTTATATGTTCCTTTCAAATGAACCAAATATTACTTTTTTATCCATTTTCAAGTAAAAATCGAATTTATCAAAAAAATATGGCAAGGTTATTGCAAAATGATTTAATGCAAATAATTCTCATAGTGTATATAAAAAGAGAGACCGCTTTCGCAAATGGCGGTCTCTCTTGCTTTTATATATGATTGAACTTTCGCTTAAACTTCTTTCTTATTACTAATGAGTTATATTAAATATCAGAACTATCTGAAGTCTTTTTAAAATTTTCTCTTGGACGCCTTTGTGACTTTCTCACTTGCTCCTGTGTGTTTTTCACTGGCTCTCTGTCCCTTATTCTATTTTCATATATGGCCTTTTCTCTAAGAGGCTTTTCTCTTTCTATTACAGGTTCAGACCATTTTATATCGTCGTCCTCACCCCTTCTGTACAAGTTTGTTTCAGAAATAGTAACTCTCTTATCTCTTTTGCTTCTCCTCTGATTAAAATTTATTATATAAGCCGGAATAAGCATAATTACTAATATTATTAAAGACGGCAACACGATCATCATAAGGCATTCCTCCATAATTTGTCCTACTTTATAACATCTTCGCGAAAGCATTAGTTTTTCCAGTCAATTCGCTTTTGGATTATTATCTTATTATTTTTGTTTTTCAGGGTAAAATCAAAAAGTTAAGTACCTGAAGTACATTTATATAAAATGAGTTACGATATTATAATTATTGGTGGCGGCATAGTAGGACTCGCTACTGCACTGAAAGTAAAACAGTTAAACCCAAATCTGAAAGTAGCTTTGCTTGAAAAAGAAAATGAGCTGGCTAAGCATCAGACTGGAAATAATAGTGGAGTTATTCATTCGGGAATTTACTATAAACCAGGAAGCTTAAAGGCAACAAATTGTATCAGAGGGTATAATATGCTTTTGGATTTTTGCAGAACCAATGAAGTTCCATTTGAATTGTGTGGAAAAATTATTGTGGCTACCAGTGAAATTGAGCTTCCTGCTATGGATAATGTATATAAAAGAGGGCTTGAGAATGGTCTGCAGGGCTTAAAACTGATAGGTCGTGAAGAAATTAAAGAATATGAACCGCATTGCACAGGAATTAAAGGAATAGTAGTACCTCAGACTGGGATCATTGACTATACTGCAGTCTGTCTTAAATATGCGGAACTTTTTAAAAAAGCGGGAGGCCATATCTTTCTCAATCAAAGAGTAGACGATATTCTTACAAAAGCATCTGGGGTTGAAGTGATAACATCAGATAAAACCTTCTCCGGAAAATTAATCATTAATTGTGCAGGTCTTTTCTGTGATCGCATAGCAGCCTTGAGCATAAAACCTGTAGATGTTAGAATTATTCCTTTCAGAGGGGAATATTATGAAATTAAAAAGGACAAACAACATCTTGTTAAGAACCTTATTTATCCTGTTCCAGATCCTAATTTCCCTTTCCTTGGCGTACATTTCACAAGAATGATCAATGGTGGTATTGAGGCTGGCCCTAATGCAGTGTTTGCATTTAAAAGAGAAGGTTATAAAAGAACAGATTTCAATTTCACTGACTTTTATGAATCCATTACCTGGCCTGGCTTTCAGAAAGTGGCTAAAAAATATTGGAAAACAGGATTAGGAGAATATCAAAGGTCATTTTCCAAATCAGCATTTACTAAAGCATTGCAAAGGTTATTACCAGAAATACAGGAAAGCGATCTTATCCCTGGAGGTGCAGGTGTGAGAGCACAAGCTTGTGAAAGAAATGGCGGGCTTATCGATGACTTTATGATTCTGGAAAACAGTAATACAATCAATGTATTAAATGCCCCTTCTCCTGCTGCCACATCATCACTATCCATAGGATTAACTGTAGCTGAAATGGCAATTAAAAGATTATAATCAACGGGGATTGATAACAATCCCTGCCCCAAATCTTCCCGCTTTATTTTGAGACTTTCTTGCTGAAAAGAACTCATCAGCATTTTGATATGTGCAAATGCCTGCTATTTCTATATTATCAGGGTTAAGTTGCCTTGACTTCAACTGAAATTTATTTGCTTCCCATAAATTAAAAAAAGTCTTTCCCTCTCTTTTATTTACCATAGACGAAATATTACCAAAGGCATTTTCTGCGGCATCAATTACCTCGTGCCCAACTTCATAAATCTCGGGAGAAATACTGGGGCCAATTCCCGCTATAAGATCAGAAGCTTTCGTTCCGAATTCCTTTTCCATAGCTTCAATTGTCTTATCCAGAATTTTAGAAACTGTTCCTCTCCATCCTGCATGAACTGCGCCAACAGCCATATTTTTCTTATCATAGAGTAATATAGGTACACAATCTGCAGACATAACAGCAATACAAACACCTTTAAGATTTGTAACCAATGCATCCGTATTGACAAGAGCGTCAGCATCATCCAAACTCCTAAGCACAGCAACTCTGTCCGAATGCGTTTGTTCCGGGAAAACAATATGATTCTCAGCAACATTCATAGCCGCCGATAGTAACTTTCTATTTTGTATTACGTTTAATTCAGAGTCGTTTACCTTAAAACTAAGGTTCAAACCACCCAATTCGCCGGTACTGCAACCGCCTTTTCGTCCTGATACAAAATGATTTATTTCATTGCACTTGCTCAGGTTTGAAAATTGCCAAAATTGTAGCTTATCAAATTGTATGGAAATCATATATAATTTAATTATCTGAATAAAATTATAAAATAAACGGCCAATCGGATAAATGTTTCAATAAAAATTAAAATAAATTATAATTTTGAATCATTCAAAACCATTATCATTAAAGTACAAATAACTGATAATGAAACAAAACAAGCAAAATCATGAACACTCTCAATTTTAAATATCTAGGAAAAACACTAATTTCACTTTCATTGGGAATAGTTTTGATTTCAGCTTGTACAGCCGAAAAAAAGAGCTCTGCTAAAACACTCAATAGTGAAAATCAGACCTGGCAAAAAGAAAGCAGCAGAGAGACTAAAAAACACCTTAAAAGTGTAAAAGTTAAGCGAAAAGAACTTGAACAATATCAACCATCCGCCTCACTTTATAAGAAACCTAAAAGTGGTAAGAGAAAGAAGCATTTTTAATTTTTAAATTACTTTTCCCTACTCCTTCTCTTTCGTATCTTTAATTATAAGATATTCCTCAACCTCAAATTTACTGACCCTATTATTTCATGAGACGTTCGGGTTCTGCTGACCTTCCATTGCATGGCGGGCAAGTACCATATTGGCTTTCTGAAAGAATGGCAAAACTCGGAGGAGCAATTGTCGAATCATTGGTTTTCCATTATGGTACCTCGGAAGTACTAAAAAGATTAAGTGATCCCTTCTGGTTTCAGGCTTTTGGAGCAGTTTTAGGTATGGATTGGCATTCTTCCGGTATTACAACATCTGTGATGGGAGCCTTAAAGAAAGCTGTTAATCCT harbors:
- a CDS encoding AAA family ATPase; translation: MISNLEKKYKFKDLKIFSSTETMDGNTKKYRRVYDTKEITYLYCELSFYNKLFDEADWEAKILLKAYALNETGRRELCCIERKVEITSDQNIVIIREGWGNKEEGTFWLRGDYEWEAYIEDEFVGIKSFYVENGGVVDQNLNPYFEVDIVRLYEGPNEGIIPEQRKSYIEFDANECRFIWVEFNIINKQALPWYCELFFNFYNDAGQLKGNTSELKYINPEDSFITFTTGWGADSKGTWYHDKYTLEVIFMDQLIAVIPFEVKDEFVEGIPLVDLNFSNIPLPLILQEEKGPSLEELMKSLHEMIGLSGIKSKITDYTSYLKFLQLRKDQGFEENQKISLHSVFLGNPGTGKTTIAKLLGQIYFKLGLLSKGKVTEAGRAELCGKYIGQTAPQTKEVIEKARGGVLFIDEAYSLVREGDTGQDFGREVIEVLLKEMSDGPGDLAIIVAGYPKEMNHFLVSNPGLKSRFNLLFEFPDYLPQELIQIAELSAEKRYVKFSEDGKRFLSEKLTEAYRNRNKAFGNARMVTGLVEEAKMNMGLRVMKSQNPEKLTPEQLQTIELEDVKQLFKNSTLGSPDIPVDELLLQEALSELNKLTGLEEVKNDLLEMVKLVRFYIETGRDVLNKFSLHTVFTGNPGTGKTSVARIIAKIYKALGILERGHLVETDRQGLVAGYIGQTAIKTMEQIEKAHGGVLFIDEAYALSEGGNSDFGKEAIETLLKQMEDKRGQFIVVVAGYVDNMRIFMEANPGLKSRFDKVLEFNDYEPSELFSIALNMLAEENLTPDEDASARLKEYLNSIFLKRDKFFGNARSVRKIIKEAIRNQHLRMASLSGNQRTAEVLQILTMDDVKCFIPETYQSAGRIGFRLGS
- the lhgO gene encoding L-2-hydroxyglutarate oxidase produces the protein MSYDIIIIGGGIVGLATALKVKQLNPNLKVALLEKENELAKHQTGNNSGVIHSGIYYKPGSLKATNCIRGYNMLLDFCRTNEVPFELCGKIIVATSEIELPAMDNVYKRGLENGLQGLKLIGREEIKEYEPHCTGIKGIVVPQTGIIDYTAVCLKYAELFKKAGGHIFLNQRVDDILTKASGVEVITSDKTFSGKLIINCAGLFCDRIAALSIKPVDVRIIPFRGEYYEIKKDKQHLVKNLIYPVPDPNFPFLGVHFTRMINGGIEAGPNAVFAFKREGYKRTDFNFTDFYESITWPGFQKVAKKYWKTGLGEYQRSFSKSAFTKALQRLLPEIQESDLIPGGAGVRAQACERNGGLIDDFMILENSNTINVLNAPSPAATSSLSIGLTVAEMAIKRL
- the pgeF gene encoding peptidoglycan editing factor PgeF, with translation MISIQFDKLQFWQFSNLSKCNEINHFVSGRKGGCSTGELGGLNLSFKVNDSELNVIQNRKLLSAAMNVAENHIVFPEQTHSDRVAVLRSLDDADALVNTDALVTNLKGVCIAVMSADCVPILLYDKKNMAVGAVHAGWRGTVSKILDKTIEAMEKEFGTKASDLIAGIGPSISPEIYEVGHEVIDAAENAFGNISSMVNKREGKTFFNLWEANKFQLKSRQLNPDNIEIAGICTYQNADEFFSARKSQNKAGRFGAGIVINPR